The following are from one region of the Fusarium verticillioides 7600 chromosome 1, whole genome shotgun sequence genome:
- a CDS encoding hypothetical protein (At least one base has a quality score < 10), which yields MAPKQKIIIDTDPGVDDILALLLALSAKPEELEVLMVSVTYGNVPLQSCLRNVVSLFHVLGKELEWRKSTGKPEGFGAMKANKPIVAVGPDHPLCDEELMADYFHGIDGLHNVHEAHPDLSPAETWKGIFSDGANEAGDYSPFFTPSKAPSHHEILRILKENPVDTVSILAVGPLTNVALAAAEDPEAFLRVKELVVMGGAVNVEGNCTPVAEFNCYADAVAAARVYALTSPKPSSTMPTIPQELSTLKAYPNKLSRQLKLTLCPLDITTPHLIGKNYFKENIQAHVEAGSPLGRWVSHFVTKSFSKIEDMEGDENEPGLSLPTPDGMVYADPR from the exons ATGGCTCCTAAGcagaagatcatcatcgatacCGATCCAG GCGTCGATGATATCCTGGCTCTGCTTCTTGCACTCAGTGCCAAAcctgaggagcttgaggttcttATGGTGTCCGTCACATACGGCAATGTCCCCCTCCAAAG CTGTCTCCGAAACgttgtttctctcttccacgTGCTTGGGAAAGAACTTGAGTGGAGGAAGTCCACTGGCAAACCCGAAGGCTTTGGAGCCATGAAGGCAAACAAGCCCATCGTGGCTGTTGGCCCCGACCACCCCCTTTGCGACGAGGAGCTGATGGCGGATTACTTCC ACGGCATCGACGGCTTGCATAATGTTCATGAGGCTCATCCTGATTTGTCTCCCGCTGAAACCTGGAAAGGCATTTTCAGTGATGGCGCCAATGAAGCCGGAGACTATTCTCCTTTCTTCACGCCATCCAAGGCGCCCTCTCACCATGAGATTCTCCGCATCCTTAAAGAGAATCCCGTGGACACTGTCTCCatccttgctgttggtcCTCTTACCAATGTTGCCCTAGCAGCCGCAGAAGATCCCGAGGCTTTCCTTCGTGTGAAGGAGCTTGTCGTCATGGGCGGTGCTGTAAATGTCGAGGGAAACTGTACTCCTGTGGCTGAATTCAACTGCTACGCCGatgctgtcgctgctgcTCGGGTTTACGCACTCACATCCCCCAAACCGAGCTCCACGATGCCGACTATTCCCCAGGAGCTTTCAACTTTGAAAGCTTACCCAAACAAACTTTCCCGCCAGCTTAAGCTCACACTTTGCCCCCTCGATATTACTACCCCTCACTTGATTGGCAAGAACTActtcaaggagaacatcCAGGCTCACGTCGAAGCTGGGAGCCCCCTTGGTCGGTGGGTGTCACACTTTGTCACTAAATCCTTCAGCAAGatcgaggatatggagggGGATGAAAACGAGCCCGGTCTTTCGTTGCCGACCCCTGACGGTATGGTATATGCTGACCCGAGATGA
- a CDS encoding rhomboid-like protein → MSLFACPNSSRVLLRSVLQRAVSKASVSAAQPFAPTRWISSCAPRNRSGLLPSSTCCRSTIFRNNNNSYETRRTIFFDKTIRNYEDLPRDYRDQVGLQFGSKDLSDSEVVKVFGRGINPKRANQLLRILHGRRVAGTLDDPAFSVHTSSYTKGQIAKGLEYLRKSVKVDEVLNAGLRAEDELAQLEAEKEAAKKPKQASKKNKDEAETATAEPSTPVYKPDPVYGHSKLDELRAQNVAKRKAKEALEAEAQKAAEAKGEVNSGTLANLDHKAERQIANPKIAEYYKKAQSDLEAPVELKPWERVLPSATLVALVIGFLAAVSTVYEEPAPRYRVFPDISTAHATLGAIVAVNVLVWAAWKAPPLWRLLNRYMIIAVGAVKPVSMFTAPFSHQYFSHLLINMVPLFFVGSALHEDIGRANLLTLYVGCGAVGFVGSVATYAMRGMLGVTTLGASAATLGVYAAYFWEHRLDGYRFFGLPQDGVPGIIFLALICVPQLAAFGKTAKLKIDIASHLCGILSGILGMELINRTRSEREKKTIDVAGTPVQAARLPRPDESIEGSN, encoded by the coding sequence ATGAGTCTATTCGCCTGCCCCAATTCTTCGAGGGTGCTGCTAAGGTCTGTTCTCCAAAGAGCAGTATCAAAGGCATCAGTCTCTGCGGCCCAGCCGTTTGCGCCAACCCGATGGATTTCAAGCTGTGCGCCAAGGAATCGGAGCGGCCTTCTACCTTCGTCCACTTGTTGTCGAAGTACCATTTTTAGGAACAACAATAACTCGTACGAGACCCGACGAACGATATTCTTCGATAAGACCATCCGAAACTATGAGGACTTGCCGAGAGACTACCGAGACCAGGTCGGCCTTCAGTTCGGAAGCAAGGACCTAAGCGATTCAGAGGTTGTGAAAGTGTTCGGAAGGGGCATCAATCCGAAAAGAGCGAACCAACTGCTGCGAATCCTCCACGGACGTCGGGTCGCTGGGACTCTCGACGATCCAGCCTTTTCGGTCCATACATCTTCATACACCAAGGGTCAGATTGCCAAGGGCCTCGAGTACCTACGAAAATCAGTaaaggttgatgaagtgCTGAACGCGGGCCTCCgagctgaggatgagcttgcaCAACTTGAAGCGGAGaaggaagcagccaagaagccgaagcaagcttccaagaagaacaaggacgaGGCCGAAACTGCAACCGCCGAGCCATCCACTCCAGTTTATAAGCCAGACCCCGTCTATGGCCACAGCAAACTTGACGAACTCCGGGCTCAGAATGTCGCAAAGCGGAAGGCGAAGGAAGCCCTTGAGGCAGAAGCACAGAAGGCAGCGGAGGCGAAAGGGGAGGTAAACTCTGGCACTCTGGCTAATCTCGACCACAAAGCGGAGAGACAGATCGCTAACCCCAAGATTGCTGAATACTATAAGAAGGCACAGTCTGATCTAGAAGCTCCTGTAGAACTCAAGCCCTGGGAGCGGGTTCTACCCTCCGCTACTCTCGTTGCTCTCGTCATTGGCTTCCTAGCTGCTGTAAGCACCGTTTATGAAGAGCCTGCTCCCCGGTACCGTGTCTTTCCCGATATCTCTACTGCACATGCGACACTGGGAGCCATTGTTGCTGTCAACGTGCTTGTCTGGGCAGCATGGAAGGCCCCTCCTCTGTGGAGGTTACTTAACCGCTACATGATCATCGCTGTCGGTGCTGTTAAGCCAGTTTCTATGTTCACTGCACCCTTCTCTCACCAGTATTTTAGCCACCTGCTCATAAACATGGTTCCCCTCTTTTTCGTTGGATCCGCACTACATGAGGATATTGGCCGAGCCAATTTGCTAACCCTCTATGTGGGCTGCGGTGCGGTCGGCTTTGTGGGCAGTGTGGCTACATATGCTATGCGAGGCATGCTAGGCGTTACAACTTTGGGCGCCTCGGCAGCGACGCTGGGTGTTTACGCCGCATACTTCTGGGAGCATCGTCTTGATGGCTACAGATTCTTTGGGCTACCCCAAGACGGTGTGCCCGGCATCATTTTCCTGGCGCTCATATGCGTTCCTCAACTTGCTGCCTTTGGTAAGACGGCCAAGTTGAAGATTGACATCGCATCGCATTTGTGCGGAATTTTGAGCGGTATTCTCGGCATGGAGCTGATCAACCGAACAAGAAGTGAGCGGGAGAAAAAGACGATCGATGTGGCTGGTACTCCCGTCCAAGCGGCACGATTGCCTCGACCTGATGAGTCAATTGAGGGATCTAACTag
- a CDS encoding U6 snRNA-associated Sm-like protein LSm6 — MENGAISQGEGKDPSSFLSDIIGNPVTVKLNSGVVYKGELQSVDGYMNIALEKTAEYVNGQKRREYGDAFVRGNNVMYISADS, encoded by the exons ATGGAGAACGGCGCTATCTCCCAGGGTGAGGGAAAAGACCCTTCAAGCTTCCTCAGTGACATTATCGGCAATCCTGTTActgtcaagctcaactctgGCGTTGTTTACAAGG GCGAACTTCAATCTGTGGATGGCTACATGAACATTGCCCTGGAAAAGACAGCCGAGTATGTCAATGGACAGAAGCGTAGGGAATACGGCGACGCCTTTGTGAGAGGAAACAATG TCATGTATATCTCGGCAGACTCATGA